One Enterobacter asburiae genomic window, TAATAATCCATTGATAGTTAAGTAAATATCAGTATTCGGCTGCGCCATTAAAATATATCGTTTGCTGAAATGGCGTCGTGGAATATCCCCACTACGCTTAAAAAAGATAATAAAAAACAGACCTTCTTCGAAGGATCTTTTCACCTGCACAGCAAGAGACTCCCTATGGCTACGATGACATGGCTGTATCCGCACGCGCCTCAAAACGACCAGTTTTCGCTTTCCTCAATTCGACGACGCGCCGACAGGCTCATTCTGGTGCTTATCTGGTCGCTGTGGGGGATCTCGCTGGGTGTCGGATATATGAACGAGAATATTGTGCAGGGGGCTATTGTCGGTACCTCTCTGGCCAGTCTATCGACGCTGCTGACACTGCTGTTTCCCGGCGCGCTGCTGCTCCGCTTGAGCTCTGCGTTTGTGCTAATGGCCTTTTCCGCGTTGCTCATTCATCTGGGCGAGGGGGAAACCGAATACCATTTCTCAGTTTTCGTCCTGCTTTCCGCGCTGCTTGCCTGGCGAGACTGGCGGCCCCTGGTGATGGGGGCGGCGGTCATCGCGTTACATCATCTGGTGTTTAACTATCTGCAGGAGAACGACCTTTACGGCGTCGTGGTGTTCATGCACACCGGCTTTCATATGGTGGTTTTTCATGGTCTGTTTGTGGTGGTCCAGACCGCGATCCTGGTCCTGCTGGCGATACGAATGGAGCAGGACGCCCGCTCTGCGAGCGAGGTGGCAGGGCTCGCGGGCGTGATTAACCGCGAACCTGGGTACCTCACGCTTGCCGTCGATGCGGTGCCTGCAGAGTCTCCTTTTGCCCGCACGTTCAGCCTGACGCTTGGCACCATGCGCGCCACGCTTGAGCAGGTCAGCGCCAATATTGGGCAACTGCTGGAGGCATCCCGCGCGTTAGGACAGCGCAACAGCGCGCTGTCGGAACGTACCGATCACCAGGCAAGTTCGCTGGCAACGGCGGCCAGTGCGATGGAACAGTTAAGGGCCGTCGCTACCCTGACCAGTGAAAAAGCCAGTCAGGTCAGGGAGGTGGCGTTCAGCACCAGTAACGTGGCGGAGCA contains:
- a CDS encoding methyl-accepting chemotaxis protein, which translates into the protein MATMTWLYPHAPQNDQFSLSSIRRRADRLILVLIWSLWGISLGVGYMNENIVQGAIVGTSLASLSTLLTLLFPGALLLRLSSAFVLMAFSALLIHLGEGETEYHFSVFVLLSALLAWRDWRPLVMGAAVIALHHLVFNYLQENDLYGVVVFMHTGFHMVVFHGLFVVVQTAILVLLAIRMEQDARSASEVAGLAGVINREPGYLTLAVDAVPAESPFARTFSLTLGTMRATLEQVSANIGQLLEASRALGQRNSALSERTDHQASSLATAASAMEQLRAVATLTSEKASQVREVAFSTSNVAEQGGHNVRQAIAAMEHIREESQRIYAILELIDGIAFQTNILSLNASVEAARAGEHGKGFAVVASEVRVLAQRSEGAAKDIRQLLTTSQATTLQGVEQVEHAGMTMKSIIESIEGLRSLLEELSQMSEQQRASIAQMNDSIASIDASVQENVRHVAQTLQVADAQRQQTGQLKEAIAVFRFN